The sequence below is a genomic window from Xiphophorus maculatus strain JP 163 A chromosome 18, X_maculatus-5.0-male, whole genome shotgun sequence.
TGTTTGTAACCTCCGTCTGACCACAGTTGTGACGACTCCTCATGATCATCACACCGCCACATCTTGACTTGACTCTCAGCCTTGGGGCTTGTGTGGTGGAGGTGGGGCGGAGGAGGTTGTCTGACAGCTTCCTGCCATTGTGAGAGATTTAACAACCCAAAGATCTCACcccctttgtttttgtttagaaacCACATAGCTGCATGTGAAGAgcttattttttatgttctggATGGAAGTGTTTTGCATGTAAAAGACAATGGCACAGAACATTTCGCTGTAAGGCCTTCATGGTGTTTATTTTGCAGCAGATTGACAAAGAAGGGCTTTCGGGCcataaaacacaacatgtcCGTTTGTGTCTTTGATACTCTGGGAGATTTTCCTTCATTTGTTTGACTGTTGTTGTTAACCATGAAGTCATGTTTGTATTAGACGCGATTCTCATCTCTAGAGTGGGCAAAATATTACTGTAACCAACAACACACAGTTGAAGTTATcctaaaattgcaacattccATTCAATTAGAGGAAATCTACagtgcagaaacacaaaatcttaccaagtatttttgatctagtttctagtgcaaatatattggTATGCTTGAAACAAgagaaaactaacaaacaacttttcagcaagatataggagctagTTTTGAGTCAACAATTTTTTAACATTGACAAAGAAGTGATAGTTATAAGTGCATTATCATCAATTATAATCTTTTGTTTCACTGGCAAACCATTAATGTTACTTTTTCaccagtattaaggaattatttcttgctgaaatgttacttgttatttctcttatttcagGTAAACTAAGGTATTAGCACTAGAAACTACATCAAAtatgcttggtaagattttgtgattttgcagtgcACATTCAGATTTCTAGTTTTCAGTCTCTAACTCAGAAAAGGGGGGAAATTGAGAATCTGAGAGTTCTTTCAGAATAACTCTCCTCTTTTAAGTGCTGCTTAATGAACAGCTGAGTCTTTACCAGCTGCCAAGAAGGCTTTCTACTAAAGGAAACCTTGAATGCaacatttgaaatgtgttttaaaaagctgtgTGCAGGCACTACTACACTGAACAGAGAAGGCcttctgcttctctttctgtcCCATTCCTAATGTTCCCACGAAAACAGAAAGCTGTTCTCCTTTGGCAGAGCTCCGGCCCACACAGGCCGTAAAAACGACCCCCATCGGACCTGCGGAGGCAGTCACCTCAGGCACTTCCAGTGTTGCCAGAGACCTTCTGACGCTTCATTGACCTTCCATCCTTATCTGGGGTTTAACTGATTCTATCAGCTTCTGTCATGCTGCACAGCCTGCGCACTACGTATGTTGACATTACTGAAAGAAAGGACTCAGATATCATATGCAAAAGTAGATTTGCGTCAGAGTAGAAACACAGAGTCAGTAGGGCTCATAAAAACCTTTAACAACCTAAGAAATAAGCTATCTTTAAAGTTTTGATACTAGATCACTATCTAAACCTATGTATCCTGCATTTTGCAACATTCCAGGATGATTTGTCACATAACTGAACAggaaataccaaaaataaattacatgtaGAACAGGAACAAGGGAAGAAGGCAGAACAGGACTGACatgaaaaaagttgtttattaCAACAAGGAACTGAACAGCAacagttaaacaaaaacaaccaggaACTACATGGTGGCTGTGAAAAATGAACACACCTCTGTTAAAAATTCAGGTATGGGATGTAAAACCCCTCAAACTATCATCCTTCTACATCTTGACAATAGTTTACCTGTTCTGCTTGGGAAAAGGCTTCGGAATCTACCAGACATCACTTGGTTCAAGTGACCTAAAAGATTTTCTACTAAATTTTGATATGGACTCCAACTAGGCCATTGCAAAATGATAAATTTGGTCTCATTAAGCCATTGTTGTATTGAGTTGGATAAATACTTTGACTCATTGTGATACAGAATAATTAAATACCTCTATATCTAAAACTTTCAAACAGAAACCAGCATGTTTGGATAAAAACTGACTGGTTTTTCATCCACATTGTTAAATACTAAAATTCTACATAAAGAAGAGGAATCCCAAAGCATAATGCTACCACTGCCTTGTTTTATTGTGAGTATAGAGTTGTGGCGTGCTATTTGTTTACAAGGAATCCTGTTTGGGATTAGGGGTCAAAAGTTCAGGTTTGGTTTGATCGAACTATGACACATCATCCTAGGCATTTCTGGAAAATTTTCTACAGATTTGGATGTTTCTCTTGGAGGAAAAATGTTCTGTCTTTCATTCCCACTTCTTAGTCTATATGTATGGAAAATACTGAAGATTTTTGTTGCGTTCTCacaagcattttttgtttttgagcagCTCCCTCTGTTTTTGAGATCCTCTCTGACCAGTTTCAGCCTTTTCTCTcaccttttttttaagaaatgttgatCACATCTAATATTTCAACAGTTGTTAATTTTTGGTGTGGGAATTGTTGTCAGTCACTGTGCATGACTCTCCGGTCTCTAGGCAAAAATTAAGTGTAATGATTCAAGCTTTTCAAATAGACCTGAATAGGAAAAGCTTTGACCATTACATATTCATACAAGACTAGAAAACATACAACGAAAGCAACAAAACTACAAtctaaatgtataaaaacaagtATCAAAATTTCTGTAGctgatgaaaaaatataaatgcacaataCTTAAACTTACTTTCagggaagatttttttttgcttacaaTGTAGATGGATGCACCTCTTGCTCAATGGGATTTGATCATGTTGTGATgatacttttcaataaaatctaACACGGAGCAATATATTCTGCCCAAATCAGTCATTTGTGAAAGATTGGGGAGAAGAAACACACGTAAAGTTACGTTTGTACTGTACATGCCACAAACCATAAAGGGGAAACAACAAGCATGTgttcagatgagaccaaagtgcaaatttttgtctttcaatCAAAATCTTACTCTGCACAAAACCTATTAGACTACGAAAGACTTGAGGCTTGAGCTTCCAGTAGGACAGTGGCCCTAAATATACCACCAAatcattttatgacattttaaatcattattactaaaataactgaCAATATTTGAGTACTAAAGTCCTGACCCTCTTCATGCAATGTGACTGAGCTGGAGCTGGGTCTCTTGAGGGGTAAAGAAGGTGGCAAAAGATGAGTGCATAAAGTATTGGAGCTGACTACAAATTTCATTTAAGAATATGCAGAAAACTAAGATGCATTTTCTTCACACTTTGAAGTGCTACTTTGTTTTCTGTCCCAGCTTGTGGTTATGACATCACAACATggtaaaaagttcaaggggtttgAATGTTTAACCAAGGTACTGCCCATAAATGAGAAGCACTTCAGTAAATTCCCCCTGAGTGCAGTGTTGTTCTTTGCTGCTCATGACTGATTCTTTAACTGACAGACAAAGGGTGTAGGAGGAGCCACATGGGAGGAGTGTGGGAGGGACTTAGAACAACTGCTTACTCTCTTCCactaaaaagtacaaaaactgTCTGATACCGGTACAAAGGAGAAGTGGAAATCCTGAGTGAGATGAGAGAAAGCCTGTGACGCTCCTCAGAGGAAGAGCTCGAGACACAAGGCTTAttaagaggaagaagaagaggaaagaggGAACAGATCATCAAGTCAGAATAATAAAGACATTCGTCTTATTACAAATCCAGAGAGCAAGAAGATTCAGGCAAACTTCAGTTCTATTGCTGGAAGGAAAGATGTTGCTACATGGTCCGGACTCTGTGAGGCATGGACTACTTGTGACACTTTTGGTCCTTTGGAGGTGAAACAATCCAAAACACATCTCTGAGTTTGGACAAAGGGACAAAATCTATTCATGAGGACAGCCTTCTGAAAATTTTGAATGAGGATAATCCAACACCTTATGCCAATAATGGACCATACGAGTGAGAGGGATTTTTGTTTGACTCATTTAACTGAGTGAGTAAAAGGGAGTCTGTATCTGGTGGGCTGCAGCCTGGTGAAGGGAGCCCAAGCAGGGGGAGGGGAAGGATCACCAGCCTGGATCTCTGTCCTCTGGGAGGAATCTTTTCAGTGTTCATCAGTCTCCAAAAGTAAGTACACCAAGAGAGGAAAGATAATCAAATCTACAATTCCCCAACCAGAAGAACTATCACTGCTGATGGCTTGACGGTGCCTTGTTGTTTTCGACTGCTCTGGTTTTTGCTTCTCACTCATGGACAGTTACTTTGTCTCATAATGAATAACACTACAAGCCTGCTGGACAATTCAAACTGCAGCAAGAATGACATGTTCAAATACCCCCTGTACAGCACAGTCTTCAGCATCGTGTTTGTGGTCGGGCTCATCACCAATGTGGTGGCCCTGTACATATTCACATGCTCTCTGAAAATGAGGAACGAGACCACCACATACATGATGAACCTGGTGGTGTCCGACTTGCTGTTTGTCTTCACACTGCCTCTGAGGGTCTTCTACTTCATAAACAAGAACTGGCCCTTCGGGGGGATTTTCTGCCAGATCTCAGTCTCGCTCTTCTACACCAACATGTACGGCAGCATGCTCTTTCTCACGTGCATCAGCGTGGACCGCTTCCTGGCCATTGTGCACCCCTTTCGCTCGAGGATGCTCAGGACCAAACGCAACGCCAAGATAGTGTGCGCTGCCGTGTGGGTACTGGTACTTTCGGGGAGCCTCCCCACTGGGTTTCTGCTAAATAGTACCACACCGGACACTCAAGGGAACACTTTCTGCTTTGAGAACTTTTCATCCAATACATGGAAATCCCACCTGTCTAAAGTGGTGATCTTCATAGAGACAGTTGGTTTCCTCATTCCTCTTCTACTCAACGTTTGTTGCTCCATCATGGTGTTACAGACGCTGCGGCGCCCACAGACCGTCAGTCGTGGGGGAAAGGTGAACAAAACCAAGATCTTGCGGATGATAATCGTGCACTTGtgcattttttgcttttgcttcatCCCCTATAACGTCAACTTGGTGTTTTATGCTCTGGTCCGCACCAAAACCATAAAGGGATGCTTTACTGAGTCGGTGGTTCGAACAATCTATCCGATAGCTCTTTGCATCGCTGTGTCCAACTGTTGCTTCGATCCTATTGTGTACTACTTCACCTCAGAGACAATCCAGAACTCCTTCAAGAGGAAGTCTCAGGCCACCCGTTCGTTTGACGTCAAGTTCTCCGAGGCCATGCAGTCTGAGAGCAGCCCCAGTTTTCAATGGAGCCTAAAGAATCTGAAAGCTAAGGTCTTCCACAGCGAGTCTTCTGTATGAAAATTCTCAATTACTTTTCTTAGGAGAGTTTTTCCTATTTTGGACTTCATCTCAGGGCAAATTCTTTAATCTATGGATTTAACAACCTTTGCTTTGCAGTATTACCACTTGACCCTGCTCTCACATGTGAGGATTTGTTACGACTACttacacatttctgtttcctgtgGATTATACTGTAATTGTGTTTAACACAGTTACTCAGCCCACGATGCATTAGGGGAATATGATCACCGAACTGCAACACAGTTTTGATATTAACATATTAATGTACCTGTATAGCTGTATATATGTATGATATATTGTGGTGCTAACTTTAGAATGTTATCTGTTAAGTTAACAAAGAGCTAAGCTATATGTACAGGGCTTTTTGTATGTTTGGTATTAAAAGTCATTCTGTAATTCACTTTTgtgaatttgtaattttttgtaaatgtgaattACAGAATGGAAAGGCAGCCTTGATGTTGTTCCGGGAACATTTCATTGTAGTCTTATGAATGCACTGACAGACTTCCTCATACTGCACTCACTCTATTGTAATTAATAAAAGCCATGTGCTGCctcatgcaaaaaacaaaacaaaactgccttttgaaactttttcttttaaatttgaaaaaagagTTTTACTGTCATTTATCGCACTGTCACACCTTTAAACAGGAACTTTTAGAATTATAACTTGGTCACATTTTTTGAAATACTGGTCCCACTGTAATACTGTTTCTAATTTTTAACTAATTAGTGGGAAGCTTGCAGTACTTTAAGCCAATAAGAGAGTGAGCTTGCATAACTTAACACCAAATGCCCAAATTCTGAGACATCTAAATCTTTaactaagttgttttttttattgctctttaattaaatcatatctctattttctgtctttttgtggAAGACCTAAATATTAAAGTGCATTCTCAATCCATTTAAACTGCacttttataaatgaaacacaacaaaaattatGTGCATAGTTTGTGATACAATTCATTGGTCAGAACATACTTTGTTTTTAGCATATCTCTGCAATGTACTGAAGTCTAAAGGTGTATAAACTATATTGTTTTGGTAAAGAAAATACTATGAGTGTATGACCACAATGTATCATTTGCGACATAAGGAGATTGAGAAATTCAAGTGGTGCTTAAAATAATAGTAGGTAAGCATTCAAGTtacaatttatttcaaactgctCAATTTGAAAtgatcacaataaaataaaacataaaaagggattcatttaaaaaaaaaaagaagccttgAACATCATACATCAAATACTTACTGAAAATTATTCAATGGTAATAAACACTGGTGTGAGAATGTATGTGTAATTTACTCTGca
It includes:
- the LOC102237671 gene encoding lysophosphatidic acid receptor 6-like; this encodes MNNTTSLLDNSNCSKNDMFKYPLYSTVFSIVFVVGLITNVVALYIFTCSLKMRNETTTYMMNLVVSDLLFVFTLPLRVFYFINKNWPFGGIFCQISVSLFYTNMYGSMLFLTCISVDRFLAIVHPFRSRMLRTKRNAKIVCAAVWVLVLSGSLPTGFLLNSTTPDTQGNTFCFENFSSNTWKSHLSKVVIFIETVGFLIPLLLNVCCSIMVLQTLRRPQTVSRGGKVNKTKILRMIIVHLCIFCFCFIPYNVNLVFYALVRTKTIKGCFTESVVRTIYPIALCIAVSNCCFDPIVYYFTSETIQNSFKRKSQATRSFDVKFSEAMQSESSPSFQWSLKNLKAKVFHSESSV